The following coding sequences lie in one Nonomuraea muscovyensis genomic window:
- a CDS encoding ROK family protein codes for MSSVLAIDIGGTKLAAALVGEDGSVSGSAIRPTPRTDVMAALASLMDEVCAGGERPQAVGIGCAGPLNLAAGTVSPVNMPSWRDFPLRDEVRELTGLPTVLAGDAQCFALGEHWLGSGRGSSALLGIVVSTGIGGGLVIDGVPLLGPTGNAGHVGHMTVDPYGERCECGGRGCVERYASGPNLARWALDNGWKAPEGEPADARNLARDAADGEPVAVAAYERAARALAGMIASAAAAAEVTRVVIGGGVSGAGPVLFEPLERALDDVAGLAFVRSVDVQPTVLGVRAGLAGAAKLAWDYSDSAAAA; via the coding sequence ATGAGCTCCGTCCTCGCCATCGACATCGGGGGAACCAAGCTCGCCGCCGCACTGGTGGGCGAGGATGGTTCCGTTTCGGGCTCGGCCATCCGGCCGACGCCGCGCACGGACGTCATGGCCGCCCTGGCCTCCCTCATGGACGAGGTGTGCGCCGGCGGCGAGCGGCCGCAGGCGGTGGGCATCGGCTGCGCCGGCCCGCTGAACCTGGCGGCCGGCACCGTCAGTCCCGTGAACATGCCGAGCTGGCGTGACTTCCCGCTCCGTGACGAGGTGCGGGAGCTGACCGGGTTGCCGACCGTGCTCGCGGGTGACGCGCAGTGCTTCGCACTGGGCGAGCACTGGCTGGGCTCGGGCCGGGGCAGCTCGGCGCTGCTCGGCATCGTGGTCTCGACCGGCATCGGCGGCGGCCTGGTCATCGACGGCGTGCCGCTGCTCGGCCCGACCGGCAACGCCGGGCACGTCGGCCACATGACCGTCGACCCGTACGGCGAGCGATGCGAGTGCGGCGGGCGCGGCTGCGTCGAACGCTACGCCAGCGGCCCCAACCTGGCCCGCTGGGCGCTGGACAACGGCTGGAAGGCCCCGGAGGGCGAGCCGGCCGACGCCCGGAACCTGGCCAGGGACGCCGCCGACGGCGAGCCGGTCGCGGTGGCGGCCTACGAGCGTGCCGCCAGGGCGCTGGCCGGGATGATCGCCTCCGCCGCCGCGGCCGCCGAGGTGACCAGGGTCGTCATCGGCGGGGGCGTATCGGGGGCCGGTCCGGTGCTCTTCGAGCCGCTGGAGCGGGCTCTGGACGACGTGGCGGGGCTCGCGTTCGTCAGGTCGGTGGACGTGCAGCCGACCGTGCTCGGTGTACGGGCGGGCCTGGCGGGGGCCGCCAAGCTGGCCTGGGACTATTCGGACTCGGCCGCGGCGGCCTGA
- a CDS encoding bifunctional methylenetetrahydrofolate dehydrogenase/methenyltetrahydrofolate cyclohydrolase — MSAVKLDGKATAAKIKADLAARVAALKTRGVTPGLGTVLVGDDPGSQIYVAGKHRDCAEVGIASIRVDLPATATQAEVEAAVDELNASPECTGYIVQLPLPRHLDTMALIERMDPAKDADGLHPVNLGRLVHMVDAPLPCTPHGIVLLLQEYGVPVKGAEVAVVGRGITVGRSLGLLLTRRSENATVTLCHTGTQDLAGHVRRADIVVAAAGVPGLITRDMVKPGAAVLDVGVSRVDGKIAGDVAADVAEVAGFLTPNPGGVGPMTRALLLSNVVEAAERL, encoded by the coding sequence ATGAGCGCAGTGAAACTCGACGGCAAGGCCACGGCCGCCAAGATCAAGGCAGACCTCGCGGCCCGGGTGGCCGCGCTCAAGACCCGCGGCGTCACGCCCGGCCTGGGCACCGTCCTCGTCGGAGACGACCCCGGCAGCCAGATCTACGTCGCCGGCAAGCACCGTGACTGCGCCGAGGTCGGCATCGCCTCCATCCGCGTCGACCTGCCGGCGACCGCCACACAGGCCGAGGTCGAGGCCGCCGTCGACGAGCTCAACGCCTCACCCGAGTGCACCGGCTACATCGTGCAGCTCCCGCTGCCGCGCCACCTCGACACGATGGCGCTGATCGAGCGGATGGACCCGGCCAAGGACGCCGACGGCCTGCACCCGGTCAACCTCGGCCGGCTCGTCCACATGGTCGACGCGCCGCTGCCCTGCACCCCCCACGGCATCGTGCTGCTCCTGCAGGAGTACGGGGTGCCCGTCAAGGGCGCGGAGGTCGCCGTGGTCGGCCGCGGCATCACCGTGGGCCGCTCCCTCGGCCTGCTGCTCACCCGCCGCAGCGAGAACGCCACCGTGACCCTCTGCCACACCGGCACCCAGGACCTGGCCGGCCACGTCCGCCGGGCCGACATCGTGGTGGCCGCCGCCGGCGTGCCCGGCCTCATCACCCGCGACATGGTCAAGCCCGGCGCGGCCGTCCTCGACGTGGGCGTCTCCCGCGTCGACGGCAAGATCGCCGGCGACGTGGCGGCCGACGTGGCCGAGGTGGCGGGCTTCCTGACCCCCAACCCGGGCGGTGTCGGCCCCATGACCCGCGCCCTGCTCCTGTCCAACGTCGTGGAAGCCGCCGAGCGCCTGTAG
- a CDS encoding DUF6157 family protein, translated as MDLNYYDALIAVADDCPTRSAVVPAPRGGKKTVATVQYELLADNPGILTQEDVLFETWLRRQEQPEPSEADRARLRAEFFARPQACLRASPLPKKYGWGLLFDEAGRVSLCPAGSAEYERLVTGDEPGVKILKAMRSRRT; from the coding sequence GTGGACCTGAACTACTACGACGCCCTCATCGCCGTCGCCGACGACTGCCCCACCCGCAGTGCCGTGGTCCCGGCCCCGCGGGGCGGCAAGAAGACGGTCGCGACGGTGCAGTACGAACTGCTCGCCGACAACCCGGGCATCCTGACCCAGGAGGACGTCCTCTTCGAGACGTGGCTGCGCCGCCAGGAACAGCCGGAGCCCTCGGAGGCCGACCGGGCGCGGCTCCGCGCGGAGTTCTTCGCCAGACCGCAGGCCTGTCTGCGGGCGTCCCCGCTGCCGAAGAAGTACGGCTGGGGCCTGCTCTTCGACGAGGCGGGCCGGGTGAGCCTGTGCCCGGCGGGGTCGGCGGAGTACGAACGGCTCGTCACCGGTGACGAGCCGGGCGTGAAGATCCTCAAAGCCATGCGCTCCCGCCGCACCTGA